One window from the genome of Enterobacter asburiae encodes:
- a CDS encoding acetyl-CoA C-acetyltransferase, giving the protein MKDVVIVGALRTAIGCFQGALARHSAVDLGSVVVKALVERSGIPAHEVDEVILGQVLTAGAGQNPARQAALKGGLPNTVSAITINDVCGSGLKALHLATQAIQCGEADVIIAGGQENMSRAPHVLTDSRTGAQLGNSQLLDSLVHDGLWDAFNDYHMGVTAENLAREYGISREVQDAYALSSQQKARAAIDSGRFRDEIVPVSTQRQSGESIVVDTDEQPRTDASAEGLARLNPAFEMQGSVTAGNASSINDGAAAVMMMSESKAHELALPVLARIKAFASVGVDPALMGIAPVYATRRCLERAGWQLSDVDLIEVNEAYAAQAISVGKMLEWDPLRVNVNGGAIALGHPIGASGCRILVSLVHEMKKRNARKGIATLCIGGGQGVALAIER; this is encoded by the coding sequence ATGAAAGATGTCGTAATAGTGGGTGCGTTGCGTACAGCTATCGGCTGTTTTCAGGGAGCGCTTGCGCGTCACTCGGCGGTTGACCTGGGGAGCGTGGTGGTAAAAGCGCTGGTGGAACGTAGCGGGATCCCAGCACATGAAGTTGATGAGGTGATCCTGGGACAGGTTCTCACGGCCGGTGCCGGGCAAAACCCTGCGCGTCAGGCAGCGCTGAAGGGCGGGCTGCCCAATACCGTCTCCGCCATTACCATTAACGACGTCTGTGGCTCAGGATTAAAAGCGCTTCATCTCGCGACGCAGGCCATTCAGTGTGGTGAAGCGGATGTGATTATTGCGGGCGGGCAGGAGAATATGAGCCGCGCGCCGCACGTGTTGACCGACAGCCGTACCGGCGCACAGCTGGGCAACAGTCAGCTGCTCGACAGCCTGGTGCATGACGGGCTGTGGGATGCGTTCAATGACTACCATATGGGCGTGACGGCGGAAAACCTGGCGCGCGAATACGGCATCAGCCGTGAGGTGCAGGATGCCTATGCGCTAAGCTCGCAGCAAAAAGCGCGTGCGGCGATTGATTCCGGTCGTTTTCGCGACGAGATTGTCCCGGTCAGCACGCAGCGTCAGAGCGGCGAGTCTATCGTCGTGGATACCGATGAACAGCCGCGCACCGACGCCAGCGCGGAAGGCCTGGCGAGGCTGAACCCTGCGTTTGAAATGCAGGGCTCGGTGACGGCGGGAAATGCCTCTTCCATTAACGACGGCGCTGCCGCCGTTATGATGATGAGCGAAAGCAAAGCCCATGAGCTCGCTCTCCCCGTGCTGGCCCGCATTAAGGCGTTCGCCAGCGTGGGGGTTGATCCTGCGTTAATGGGGATCGCACCGGTCTACGCGACCCGCCGCTGTCTGGAACGCGCTGGGTGGCAGCTTTCGGATGTGGATCTGATCGAAGTGAACGAAGCCTATGCCGCGCAGGCGATCTCCGTCGGAAAAATGCTGGAGTGGGATCCCCTGCGGGTCAACGTTAACGGCGGCGCGATCGCGCTGGGTCATCCTATCGGCGCATCCGGCTGCCGGATCCTGGTTTCGCTGGTCCACGAAATGAAAAAGCGCAATGCCCGAAAAGGGATTGCCACGCTCTGTATAGGCGGCGGGCAAGGGGTGGCGCTGGCCATCGAACGCTAA
- the kduD gene encoding 2-dehydro-3-deoxy-D-gluconate 5-dehydrogenase KduD, whose protein sequence is MILDAFSLQGKVAVVSGCDTGLGQGMALGLAEAGCDIVGINIVEPTDTIERVTALGRRFLSLTADLRKIDSIPELLDRAVAEFGHIDILVNNAGLIRREDAISFSERDWDDVMDLNIKSVFFMSQAAAKHFIAQGKGGKIVNIASMLSFQGGIRVPSYTASKSAVMGVTRLLANEWAKHNINVNAIAPGYMATNNTQQLRADEERSAAILERIPAGRWGLPSDLMGPIVFLASPASDYINGYTVAVDGGWLAR, encoded by the coding sequence ATGATTCTGGATGCATTCTCTCTGCAGGGGAAAGTGGCTGTGGTTTCCGGGTGCGACACCGGGCTGGGTCAGGGGATGGCGTTAGGCCTGGCGGAAGCGGGCTGCGATATCGTCGGAATTAATATCGTTGAACCGACTGACACCATCGAACGCGTGACGGCCCTGGGCCGCCGTTTCCTGAGCCTGACCGCTGACCTGCGTAAAATCGATTCCATTCCTGAACTGCTGGACCGCGCGGTGGCTGAATTCGGTCATATCGACATTCTGGTGAACAACGCCGGGCTGATTCGTCGCGAAGACGCGATCAGCTTCAGCGAGCGCGACTGGGACGACGTGATGGATTTGAACATCAAGAGCGTATTTTTTATGTCCCAGGCGGCGGCGAAGCATTTTATTGCGCAGGGGAAAGGCGGCAAGATCGTTAATATTGCCTCTATGCTCTCGTTCCAGGGCGGCATCCGCGTGCCGTCTTACACCGCGTCCAAAAGCGCCGTAATGGGCGTGACCCGCCTGCTGGCAAACGAATGGGCGAAACATAATATCAACGTGAATGCGATTGCGCCGGGCTACATGGCGACCAACAACACGCAGCAGCTGCGTGCAGACGAAGAGCGCAGCGCGGCGATCCTGGAGCGTATTCCTGCGGGACGCTGGGGCCTGCCGAGCGATCTGATGGGGCCGATTGTCTTCCTGGCCTCCCCGGCATCGGATTACATCAACGGTTACACCGTGGCTGTAGACGGCGGCTGGCTGGCGCGTTAA
- the kduI gene encoding 5-dehydro-4-deoxy-D-glucuronate isomerase, with translation MDVRESIHSAHAKTLDTQGLRNAFLVEQVFEADRYTMVYSHIDRIIVGGIMPVTNSVSVGGEVGKQLGVSYFLERRELGVINIGGPGTITVDGQCYEIGHREALYVGKGAKDVVFASIDGSKPAKFYYNCAPAHSTYPTKKVTTADVAPVTLGDNLTSNRRTINKYFVPDVLETCQLSMGLTELAPGNLWNTMPCHTHERRMEVYFYFNMDEDACVFHMMGQPQETRHIVMHNEQAVISPSWSIHSGVGTKAYTFIWGMVGENQVFDDMDHVAVSDLR, from the coding sequence GTGGACGTCAGAGAAAGCATCCACAGTGCGCACGCCAAAACGCTGGATACTCAGGGGCTGCGCAATGCATTTTTAGTCGAGCAGGTATTCGAGGCCGACAGGTACACCATGGTTTACAGCCATATCGATCGCATTATCGTGGGCGGGATTATGCCCGTCACGAACAGCGTCTCCGTGGGCGGCGAGGTCGGTAAACAGTTGGGCGTGAGCTATTTCCTCGAGCGTCGCGAGCTGGGTGTAATTAACATCGGCGGGCCGGGCACCATCACCGTTGATGGACAGTGCTATGAAATTGGCCATCGCGAGGCGCTGTACGTGGGTAAAGGGGCGAAAGACGTGGTCTTTGCCAGTATCGACGGCAGCAAGCCTGCGAAGTTTTACTACAACTGCGCGCCGGCTCACTCCACTTACCCAACCAAAAAAGTGACCACGGCAGACGTCGCACCCGTGACGCTGGGCGACAACCTCACCAGCAACCGTCGCACCATCAATAAATACTTCGTGCCGGACGTGCTGGAGACCTGCCAGCTCAGCATGGGATTGACCGAGCTGGCGCCGGGCAACCTGTGGAACACCATGCCGTGCCATACCCACGAGCGCCGCATGGAAGTCTACTTCTACTTCAATATGGATGAGGACGCCTGCGTGTTCCACATGATGGGACAGCCGCAGGAAACGCGCCATATCGTGATGCACAACGAGCAGGCGGTGATTTCACCGAGTTGGTCTATTCACTCCGGCGTAGGGACGAAAGCCTACACATTTATCTGGGGAATGGTGGGCGAAAACCAGGTCTTCGATGATATGGACCACGTTGCGGTCAGCGATCTGCGCTAG
- a CDS encoding aspartate/glutamate racemase encodes MKTIGLLGGMSWESTIPYYRLINEGVKQRLGGLHSASLLLHSVDFHEIEACQSSGEWDKAGEILAQAALGLERAGAEGIVLCTNTMHKVASHIEDRCALPFLHIADATGRAITASGMRRVALLGTRYTMEQDFYRGRLHSEFGIESLIPDEDDRARINQIIFDELCLGTFNDSSRAYYVSVIDKLAQQGAEGVIFGCTEIGLLVPVERSPVPVFDTTAIHAADAVAFMLS; translated from the coding sequence ATGAAAACGATCGGCCTGTTAGGTGGAATGAGCTGGGAATCGACAATCCCTTATTACCGCCTGATTAACGAAGGGGTAAAGCAGCGTCTGGGTGGTCTGCACTCCGCAAGCCTGCTGCTGCACAGCGTTGATTTCCATGAGATCGAAGCCTGCCAGTCGAGCGGCGAGTGGGATAAAGCCGGGGAGATCCTGGCCCAGGCGGCGCTGGGGCTGGAGCGCGCCGGCGCAGAGGGTATCGTGCTCTGTACCAATACCATGCACAAAGTGGCGTCGCATATTGAGGACCGCTGCGCGCTGCCGTTTCTGCATATCGCGGACGCGACCGGGCGTGCGATTACGGCCTCCGGAATGCGCCGCGTAGCGCTTTTAGGCACACGCTACACCATGGAACAGGATTTTTATCGCGGACGTTTGCACAGTGAATTTGGAATCGAAAGCCTGATCCCTGATGAAGACGATCGGGCGCGCATCAATCAGATTATCTTTGACGAGCTCTGCCTCGGTACCTTCAACGACTCTTCCCGGGCGTATTACGTCAGCGTCATCGATAAACTCGCGCAGCAGGGGGCCGAAGGGGTGATATTCGGCTGCACCGAGATCGGTTTGCTGGTGCCCGTCGAGCGAAGCCCCGTCCCGGTGTTCGATACCACCGCCATCCATGCCGCGGATGCCGTGGCGTTTATGCTGTCATAA
- a CDS encoding LysR family transcriptional regulator: MPAVNLRHIEIFHAVMTAGNLTEAAQMLHTSQPTVSRELARFEKVLGLKLFERTRGRLHPTVQGLRLFEEVQRSWYGLDRIVSAAESLREFRQGELSIVCLPVFSQSFLPMLLQPFLARYPEVNLTIVPQESPLLEEWLSAQRHDLGLTETLSTPAGTARTELLSLDEVCVLPAGHRLAGKAVLTPEDFHGENYISLSQTDSYRQLLDTLFAEHQVKRRMVVETHSAASICAMVRAGVGVAVVNPLTALDYAGSGIVIRRFSVSVPFTVSLIRPLHRPASALVDAFTEHLTEHARQVALRLPDLQNPL; the protein is encoded by the coding sequence ATGCCCGCCGTCAATTTACGCCATATCGAGATTTTTCACGCCGTGATGACCGCCGGCAATCTCACCGAAGCCGCGCAGATGCTGCATACCTCGCAGCCGACGGTGAGCCGCGAGCTGGCGCGCTTCGAGAAAGTGCTGGGGCTGAAGCTGTTCGAACGCACCCGCGGCAGACTTCACCCGACGGTGCAGGGGTTACGCCTGTTCGAGGAAGTTCAGCGCTCCTGGTACGGACTGGACAGAATAGTGAGCGCTGCGGAAAGCCTGCGCGAGTTTCGCCAGGGCGAGCTGTCGATCGTCTGCCTGCCCGTCTTTTCGCAATCTTTTTTGCCGATGCTGCTTCAACCCTTTCTGGCCCGATACCCGGAGGTCAACCTCACCATCGTGCCTCAGGAATCCCCCCTGCTTGAAGAGTGGCTTTCGGCTCAGCGCCATGATTTAGGCCTGACCGAAACCCTCTCCACGCCAGCGGGAACGGCGCGCACGGAGTTGCTCTCGTTAGATGAAGTGTGCGTTCTGCCCGCCGGGCATCGGCTTGCCGGTAAGGCGGTGCTCACACCGGAGGATTTCCACGGGGAAAACTACATTAGCCTGTCGCAGACCGACAGCTACAGACAGCTGCTGGATACGCTGTTTGCCGAGCATCAGGTCAAACGGCGAATGGTGGTGGAAACGCACAGCGCGGCTTCGATTTGCGCGATGGTGCGTGCAGGCGTCGGCGTCGCGGTGGTGAATCCGCTCACGGCGCTGGACTATGCCGGAAGCGGGATCGTCATCCGTCGCTTTAGCGTCTCCGTCCCGTTCACCGTGAGCCTGATCCGCCCGCTGCACCGTCCGGCCTCCGCGCTGGTGGACGCGTTCACCGAACACTTAACGGAGCACGCGCGTCAGGTGGCGCTTCGCTTACCTGACCTGCAAAACCCGTTATGA
- the araE gene encoding arabinose-proton symporter AraE, which yields MTSINDSTLMPAALRDTRRMNQFVSIAAAVAGLLFGLDIGVIAGALPFITDHFTLSNRLQEWVVSSMMLGAAIGALFNGWLSFRLGRKYSLMVGAVLFVAGSIGSAFATNVEVLLLSRVLLGVAVGIASYTAPLYLSEMASENVRGKMISMYQLMVTLGIVLAFLSDTYFSYSGNWRAMLGVLALPALVLIVLVVFLPNSPRWLAQKGRHVEAEEVLRMLRDTSEKAREELNEIRESLKLKQGGWALFKINRNVRRAVFLGMLLQAMQQFTGMNIIMYYAPRIFKMAGFTTTEQQMIATLVVGLTFMFATFIAVFTVDKAGRKPALKIGFSVMAIGTLILGYCLMQFDNGTASSGLSWLSVGMTMMCIAGYAMSAAPVVWILCSEIQPLKCRDFGITCSTTTNWVSNMIIGATFLTLLDSIGAAGTFWLYTVLNVAFIGVTFWLIPETKGVTLEHIERKLMAGEKLRNIGV from the coding sequence ATGACATCGATAAATGACTCTACCCTAATGCCCGCTGCGCTGCGTGATACGCGCCGCATGAACCAGTTTGTCTCCATTGCCGCCGCCGTGGCGGGCCTGTTGTTTGGACTGGATATCGGCGTCATTGCCGGAGCGCTGCCGTTTATTACCGATCACTTTACCCTCAGCAACCGTCTGCAGGAGTGGGTGGTGAGCAGCATGATGCTCGGCGCGGCCATCGGCGCGCTGTTTAACGGCTGGCTGTCGTTCCGCCTGGGGCGCAAATACAGCCTGATGGTCGGGGCGGTCCTGTTCGTCGCGGGGTCGATCGGCTCCGCGTTTGCGACAAACGTAGAAGTGCTGCTGCTCTCCCGCGTGCTGCTGGGCGTAGCGGTGGGGATTGCCTCCTACACCGCGCCGCTTTATCTCTCCGAAATGGCGAGCGAGAACGTGCGCGGCAAGATGATCAGCATGTATCAGCTGATGGTCACGCTGGGCATCGTGCTGGCGTTCCTGTCTGACACCTACTTCAGCTACAGCGGCAACTGGCGCGCGATGCTGGGCGTGCTGGCCTTACCGGCGCTGGTGCTGATCGTCCTGGTGGTTTTCCTGCCAAACAGCCCGCGCTGGCTGGCGCAAAAAGGGCGCCACGTGGAGGCAGAAGAGGTCCTGCGCATGCTGCGCGATACCTCGGAAAAAGCGCGCGAAGAGCTGAACGAGATCCGCGAAAGCCTGAAGCTGAAGCAGGGCGGCTGGGCGCTGTTTAAGATCAACCGCAACGTGCGCCGCGCGGTCTTCCTCGGCATGTTGCTGCAGGCGATGCAGCAGTTCACCGGGATGAACATCATCATGTACTACGCGCCGCGCATTTTCAAAATGGCCGGGTTCACCACTACGGAACAGCAGATGATCGCGACTCTGGTGGTCGGGCTGACCTTTATGTTCGCCACGTTCATTGCGGTATTCACCGTGGACAAAGCCGGGCGTAAACCGGCGCTGAAAATTGGTTTTAGCGTAATGGCGATTGGCACGCTGATCCTCGGCTACTGCCTGATGCAGTTTGATAACGGCACGGCCTCAAGCGGGCTTTCCTGGCTTTCTGTCGGGATGACCATGATGTGTATCGCAGGTTACGCGATGAGCGCCGCGCCCGTGGTGTGGATCCTGTGCTCCGAAATTCAGCCGCTGAAATGCCGTGACTTTGGCATCACCTGTTCCACGACCACCAACTGGGTGTCGAACATGATCATCGGCGCGACGTTCCTGACGCTGCTGGATTCAATTGGTGCCGCCGGAACCTTCTGGCTCTACACGGTGCTGAACGTCGCGTTTATTGGCGTCACGTTCTGGCTGATCCCGGAAACCAAAGGCGTGACGCTGGAACACATCGAGCGCAAGCTGATGGCTGGGGAAAAACTGCGGAACATCGGCGTGTGA
- a CDS encoding multidrug/biocide efflux PACE transporter — protein MQHQDALQRKLPERIFHAVCFEGIATAILAPTAAWLMQRSVVEMGGLTIILATTAMLWNIIYNFGFDRFWPVQRVKRTAKVRALHALGFECGFIVIGVSIVAAVLGVTLLQAFTLEIGFFLFFLPYTMFYNWAYDCLREKFLKRRQQRRALAG, from the coding sequence ATGCAACATCAGGATGCACTCCAACGTAAACTGCCGGAGCGGATCTTTCATGCTGTCTGTTTTGAAGGGATTGCGACGGCGATCCTCGCCCCTACGGCGGCGTGGCTCATGCAGCGTTCCGTGGTGGAGATGGGTGGGTTGACCATTATTCTGGCCACCACCGCCATGCTGTGGAACATTATTTATAACTTCGGCTTCGACCGTTTCTGGCCGGTTCAGCGCGTCAAACGTACGGCAAAAGTGCGCGCGCTGCATGCGCTGGGGTTCGAATGCGGGTTTATCGTGATTGGCGTGTCGATTGTCGCCGCCGTGCTGGGAGTCACCCTGCTTCAGGCATTCACGCTGGAAATAGGTTTCTTCCTGTTCTTCCTGCCGTACACCATGTTCTATAACTGGGCATACGATTGCCTGCGCGAGAAATTTCTTAAGCGTCGCCAGCAACGGCGCGCCCTGGCAGGCTAA
- a CDS encoding LysR family transcriptional regulator: MRYSPEALNAFVETVAAGSFSAAARRLRKSQSTISTSIANLEADLGFELFDRSARQPVLTVQGEQVLGYVQAILAASTRLDELAVSLTAQTEARLTFVLSDTLNPDVLEDMMKQFDARFPHTEFECLIGEEEDVIDLLQKERAQVGLTEARDGYPTDIGAIRLPMQTRMAIYVATTHPLAGQHDVQRDELHGWRELRLSTYLEREAEIARGPVWSAPNYLLLLSMAVQGFGWCVLPCALVDEFAAAKSLVQLDVPGWPRAIGIDLLWNKRSPPGVAGSWLRQYLQDAR, from the coding sequence ATGCGCTATTCACCCGAAGCCCTTAATGCGTTTGTCGAGACCGTTGCGGCGGGCTCGTTTTCTGCCGCCGCACGCCGGCTGCGTAAAAGCCAGTCGACTATCAGCACGTCCATTGCCAATCTTGAGGCCGATCTCGGTTTCGAGCTGTTTGACCGCTCGGCGCGCCAGCCGGTATTAACGGTCCAGGGAGAACAGGTGCTGGGCTACGTGCAGGCCATCCTGGCCGCCAGCACGCGGCTGGATGAGCTGGCGGTGTCGTTAACGGCGCAAACGGAGGCGCGTCTGACGTTTGTCCTTTCCGATACCCTCAATCCGGACGTGCTGGAAGATATGATGAAACAGTTTGACGCGCGTTTTCCCCATACGGAATTCGAATGTCTGATTGGCGAGGAAGAGGACGTGATCGATCTGCTGCAAAAGGAGCGCGCGCAGGTTGGCCTCACCGAAGCGCGAGACGGTTATCCTACGGATATTGGCGCTATACGCCTGCCGATGCAGACCCGCATGGCGATCTATGTCGCGACCACGCATCCGCTGGCCGGACAACATGACGTTCAGCGTGACGAGCTGCACGGCTGGCGAGAGCTGCGGCTGAGCACCTATCTTGAGCGCGAGGCTGAGATCGCGCGCGGGCCCGTCTGGTCAGCACCAAATTACCTGTTACTCTTGAGTATGGCGGTACAGGGATTTGGCTGGTGCGTATTGCCCTGTGCGCTGGTGGATGAATTTGCCGCCGCGAAATCCCTGGTACAGCTCGATGTTCCCGGCTGGCCGCGGGCGATCGGCATCGATCTGCTGTGGAATAAACGATCCCCTCCCGGCGTTGCCGGAAGCTGGCTGCGGCAGTATCTGCAGGATGCGCGCTGA
- the wzz(fepE) gene encoding LPS O-antigen length regulator Wzz(fepE) produces the protein MSEMDFKKSTDLDFPRYAAPAVSVKEIDLLGLFEVLLAAKKRIVAIVFAFALVGLAVSFLLPQKWTSKAVITPAEQLQWNPLRQMMVALQVLDVDVKITRPQVFDLFIKKFQSLSLLEEYMATSPYVISQLKAVEVDPLELHRAIVNISDRMKAVNDVQGKDADNAPYVSWTLSFSAPTANDAQAVLEGYIDYIAAIVEKETVQNIRDQIALKTNVVEQQLELDRVRLTNIHNTNLQRLNYSLAVANAAGIKKPVYSNGQAIKDDPDYSVALGADGIAQKLQIEKNLKDVTELNAEFQNREYYLAQLKKLSFADVKLEPFRYQLSPSMPVKKDGPGKALIVVLAALLGGLFACGSVLLREAMLTRTSPPEPVAK, from the coding sequence ATGTCAGAAATGGATTTCAAAAAAAGCACAGACCTCGACTTTCCCCGTTATGCCGCCCCGGCTGTAAGCGTAAAAGAGATAGATCTTCTGGGACTGTTTGAAGTCCTTCTGGCAGCGAAAAAACGTATCGTCGCCATTGTTTTTGCTTTCGCGCTGGTGGGGCTGGCCGTTTCATTTTTACTGCCGCAAAAATGGACCAGTAAAGCGGTGATCACCCCGGCAGAACAGCTGCAGTGGAACCCGCTGCGCCAGATGATGGTGGCGTTACAGGTGCTTGATGTGGACGTGAAGATTACCCGTCCGCAAGTCTTTGACCTGTTTATTAAAAAGTTCCAGTCACTGTCATTGCTTGAAGAGTACATGGCAACCTCTCCTTACGTGATATCGCAGCTGAAAGCTGTCGAGGTGGACCCGCTTGAGCTGCATCGCGCTATAGTCAACATCTCAGACCGAATGAAAGCGGTGAATGACGTACAGGGTAAAGACGCGGATAACGCACCTTATGTTTCCTGGACATTGAGCTTCTCTGCACCGACAGCAAACGATGCGCAAGCCGTCCTGGAGGGATACATCGATTATATCGCGGCTATTGTTGAAAAAGAGACGGTGCAGAATATTCGCGACCAGATCGCCCTGAAAACGAACGTCGTTGAGCAGCAGCTGGAACTGGATCGTGTCCGTTTGACCAATATTCACAATACCAACCTGCAGCGACTGAATTATTCGCTGGCAGTGGCAAATGCCGCAGGCATCAAGAAGCCGGTTTACAGCAACGGGCAGGCGATAAAAGATGACCCGGATTACTCCGTTGCGCTCGGAGCGGACGGTATCGCGCAGAAGCTGCAGATCGAAAAAAATCTGAAGGATGTGACTGAGCTGAATGCAGAGTTCCAGAACCGGGAATACTACCTGGCGCAGCTGAAAAAGCTCTCTTTTGCCGATGTTAAGCTTGAGCCATTCAGGTATCAGCTTTCGCCCTCCATGCCGGTGAAAAAGGATGGTCCGGGCAAGGCCCTGATTGTCGTTCTGGCGGCGCTTCTGGGGGGGCTGTTTGCCTGCGGTAGCGTTTTACTGCGCGAGGCGATGCTCACCCGTACTTCGCCGCCAGAGCCGGTGGCGAAATAA
- a CDS encoding amino acid permease — MSKIWSKDETLWSFALYGTAVGAGTLFLPIQLGSAGAIVLFITALVAYPLTYWPHRALAQFILSSKTKGNEGITGAVSHYYGRKIGNLITTLYFIAFFVVVQIYAVAITNSLTEQLAKHLTVDTVVRVLVSLGVVLVLNLIFLMGRHITIKVMGFLVFPLIAYFLFVSLYLTGSWQPSLLTSQMTVDRHTLHQVWISIPVMVFAFSHTPIISTFAVDRREKFADGAMDKCKKIMKVAYLIICLSVLFFVFSCLLSIPPSYIVAAKEQGVTILSALSMMPSSPAWLGISGIIVAIIAMSKSFLGTYFGVIEGATEIVKSSLNQVGVKKSRAFNRAISIMGVSLITFAVCCINPNAISMIYAISGPLIAMILFIMPTLSTYLIPSLKQYRSIGNLLTLIVGVLCVSVMFVG, encoded by the coding sequence ATGTCGAAAATTTGGTCAAAAGATGAGACTCTCTGGAGTTTCGCTCTCTATGGCACGGCCGTGGGCGCAGGAACGCTGTTCTTGCCCATCCAGCTGGGCTCCGCAGGCGCTATCGTCCTGTTTATTACCGCCCTCGTGGCCTACCCCTTAACCTACTGGCCGCACAGAGCGCTGGCGCAATTTATCCTGTCGTCAAAAACAAAAGGCAATGAAGGGATCACCGGCGCCGTCTCGCACTACTACGGCAGGAAAATTGGCAATCTGATCACCACGCTCTATTTCATCGCCTTCTTTGTGGTGGTGCAGATTTATGCGGTGGCCATCACCAACTCGCTCACGGAGCAGCTGGCAAAACACCTGACGGTGGATACCGTCGTTCGCGTGCTGGTCAGCCTGGGCGTGGTGCTGGTGCTGAATCTGATCTTCCTGATGGGACGCCATATCACGATAAAAGTGATGGGCTTCCTGGTATTTCCACTGATTGCCTATTTTCTGTTTGTCTCGCTCTACCTGACCGGAAGCTGGCAACCCTCGCTGCTGACCAGCCAGATGACCGTCGATCGTCATACGCTGCATCAGGTATGGATTTCGATTCCGGTGATGGTATTTGCGTTCAGCCATACCCCGATTATCTCAACGTTTGCCGTTGATCGCCGCGAGAAGTTTGCCGACGGCGCCATGGATAAATGCAAGAAAATCATGAAGGTGGCGTACCTGATCATCTGCCTGAGCGTGCTGTTTTTTGTCTTCAGCTGCCTGCTCTCTATCCCGCCGTCGTACATTGTGGCCGCCAAAGAGCAAGGGGTAACGATCCTGTCCGCGCTGTCGATGATGCCTTCTTCACCGGCGTGGCTGGGCATTTCCGGGATTATCGTGGCGATTATTGCGATGTCGAAATCGTTCCTCGGCACCTATTTTGGGGTGATTGAAGGGGCGACGGAGATCGTGAAGTCGTCGCTCAATCAGGTGGGCGTGAAAAAGAGCCGCGCCTTTAACCGCGCGATTTCCATTATGGGGGTGTCGTTAATCACCTTTGCCGTCTGCTGCATTAACCCGAACGCCATTTCGATGATTTACGCCATCAGCGGCCCGCTTATCGCCATGATCCTGTTTATCATGCCGACGCTGTCGACGTATCTGATCCCCTCGCTGAAACAGTACCGTTCCATTGGCAACCTGCTGACGCTGATCGTCGGCGTGCTGTGCGTGTCGGTGATGTTTGTCGGCTAA